In Vitis vinifera cultivar Pinot Noir 40024 chromosome 17, ASM3070453v1, one genomic interval encodes:
- the LOC100262070 gene encoding small ribosomal subunit protein mL104 (rPPR9), giving the protein MWRSSTPLTSLQLRRLLLRCFSSSSSSSSSSSSSSSSSLVQSYCLSPTLSLDPYCLCSSQRHFVSPSFPLSRRFSSQPNNSADDDHSQIAQSLSSELLKDPDSEPVPIIQRLQLSFSHITPSPPLILQTLNTSPDAGRTVLGFYKWLSSNPKFVHSDETISFFVDYFGRRKDFKAIHEVLMDGRNFAGAKTLESAIDRLVRAGRATQVVSFFDRMEVDYGFRRDRESLTMVVSKLCEHGFASHAEKVVKNVANEIFPNETICDLLIKGWCVDGKLDEARRLAEEMFRGGFEIGTMAYNSILDCICKLCRKKDPFRLESEAEKILVDMDVAGVPRNVETFNVLITNLCKIRKTEDAMKLFYRMGEWGCYPNETTFLVLTRSLYQAARVGEGDEMIDRMKSAGFGNALDKKAYYEFIKILCGIERIDHAMSLFSKMKEDGCKPGIKTYDLLMGKLCAHGRLDKANALFSEAVNRGVPVESKAYKLDPRFVKKPTVAKKEKKRETLPEKMARKRRRLRKIRLSFVKKPKRMRRAF; this is encoded by the coding sequence ATGTGGAGATCCTCGACGCCATTAACGTCTCTCCAACTCCGCAGGCTTCTTCTTCGCTGcttctcatcatcatcatcatcatcatcatcttcttcttcttcttcttcttcttctttagtACAGTCTTATTGCCTTAGCCCAACTCTCTCCCTAGATCCCTACTGTCTCTGTTCCTCACAACGCCACTTTGTCTCTCCTTCGTTTCCTCTCTCTAGGCGCTTCTCATCCCAACCAAACAACAGTGCCGATGATGATCACTCCCAAATCGCTCAATCTCTCTCTTCTGAACTCCTTAAGGATCCGGATTCAGAGCCTGTTCCCATTATCCAAAGGCTCCAGCTCAGCTTTTCTCACATTACTCCCTCTCCTCCCCTTATCCTCCAAACACTTAATACTTCCCCTGATGCTGGCCGTACAGTTTTAGGGTTTTACAAATGGCTCTCCTCGAACCCAAAATTTGTTCATTCTGATGAAACCATCTCCTTCTTTGTCGATTATTTCGGTCGCCGGAAAGATTTCAAGGCCATCCACGAGGTACTAATGGATGGTCGCAACTTCGCCGGTGCTAAAACCCTAGAGTCGGCAATCGACCGGCTTGTCCGGGCGGGCCGGGCCACGCAGGTGGTTTCCTTCTTTGATCGAATGGAGGTGGATTATGGATTCCGGAGAGACCGAGAATCGCTGACAATGGTTGTTTCGAAGCTTTGCGAACATGGATTTGCCAGTCATGCGGAGAAAGTGGTGAAAAATGTGGCCAATGAGATTTTTCCTAATGAAACGATCTGTGATTTGCTTATTAAGGGGTGGTGTGTTGATGGGAAGCTTGATGAAGCTAGGAGGTTGGCAGAGGAGATGTTTAGAGGAGGGTTTGAAATTGGTACAATGGCCTATAATTCGATTCTGGATTGTATCTGTAAGCTTTGTAGGAAAAAGGATCCATTTCGTCTTGAATCCGAGGCAGAGAAGATTTTGGTGGACATGGATGTTGCTGGGGTTCCACGCAACGTGGAAacttttaatgttttgattACTAATTTATGTAAGATTAGGAAGACTGAGGATGCAATGAAGTTGTTTTATAGAATGGGTGAATGGGGATGTTACCCTAATGAAACCACATTTCTTGTTTTGACAAGGAGTTTATATCAGGCAGCAAGGGTAGGAGAGGGTGATGAGATGATTGATAGGATGAAATCTGCTGGGTTCGGGAATGCACTTGATAAGAAGGCATATtatgagtttataaaaattttatgtgGGATTGAGAGGATCGATCATGCTATGAGTCTTTTTTCAAAGATGAAGGAGGACGGATGCAAACCCGGGATCAAGACATATGATTTATTGATGGGGAAGTTGTGTGCTCATGGTCGCCTTGATAAAGCAAATGCACTCTTCAGTGAAGCAGTGAATAGAGGGGTACCTGTGGAATCCAAGGCTTATAAGTTGGATCCAAGATTTGTGAAGAAACCCACAGTGgcaaagaaggagaaaaaacGAGAAACATTGCCTGAGAAAATGGCCCGGAAGAGGAGGCGCCTTAGAAAAATCAGACTCAGTTTTGTGAAGAAGCCTAAACGAATGCGGCGAGCATTTTGA